The Bacteroidia bacterium genome has a segment encoding these proteins:
- a CDS encoding WecB/TagA/CpsF family glycosyltransferase, with the protein MIFPKKHIISLGVSIIGFNELLNEVIQMGKNHQKGYACFANSHMTIEAHEDKGFQQIVNSSVYTLADGVPLQKAVKLMHGINQERIAGMDFMPAILKKAEAEKVTVYLYGSTPEILQAIQKRISTELPCLIVGGVFSPPFRQLSETEIRQDIDRINSSGAGIVLVALGCPKQEKWMAENSSKINAILLGVGAAFPIFAQTQRMAPAWMRKNGLEWFYRFMQEPRRLFKRYLSTNFYFSILIIRQWVRIKYLG; encoded by the coding sequence ATGATATTTCCTAAAAAACATATCATTAGCCTTGGGGTGAGCATTATTGGCTTTAATGAATTGCTGAATGAAGTAATTCAAATGGGCAAAAACCACCAGAAAGGTTATGCCTGCTTTGCGAACAGCCATATGACAATTGAAGCGCATGAGGATAAAGGATTTCAGCAAATTGTGAATAGTTCAGTTTATACATTGGCCGATGGTGTACCGCTGCAAAAAGCTGTAAAGCTGATGCACGGAATCAACCAGGAGCGTATTGCCGGCATGGACTTTATGCCCGCGATCCTGAAAAAGGCAGAAGCCGAAAAAGTTACTGTCTACTTGTATGGTTCTACTCCGGAAATTTTGCAGGCAATCCAGAAACGCATCAGTACTGAATTACCCTGCCTGATTGTGGGAGGAGTATTTTCCCCGCCATTCCGGCAGTTATCGGAGACCGAGATCCGGCAGGACATCGATCGCATTAATTCGTCCGGGGCCGGAATTGTTTTGGTTGCATTGGGCTGCCCAAAGCAGGAAAAATGGATGGCGGAAAACAGCAGTAAGATCAATGCAATCCTGCTGGGGGTAGGTGCAGCATTTCCCATTTTTGCTCAAACCCAGCGCATGGCTCCGGCTTGGATGCGTAAGAATGGATTGGAATGGTTTTACAGATTCATGCAAGAACCCAGGAGACTTTTTAAGAGATACCTTTCAACCAATTTCTATTTTTCGATATTGATAATCAGGCAATGGGTAAGGATAAAATATCTTGGATAA